A single genomic interval of uncultured Sphaerochaeta sp. harbors:
- a CDS encoding poly(A) polymerase — translation MLIRYKQDEHGKTLPVANIYTQTEHKIPNHLIDRDALWAIRKLQNSGAEAYLVGGAVRDLLLGNIPKDFDLATSASPRQIQRLFWNARIIGKRFKLVHLVFKDKVLEVSTFRSGEEAMEGNNNVFGSIDQDAKRRDFSVNSLYYDPTNGQLLDFNNAMEDFKKKRISSVIPLDETFNEDPVRMIRAIKYASTTGFTLRWSIRVAIRKHSGELSRVSTSRLTEEVNKILASGHSVKIFNELNKYKLLVFMLPAFSIYCNFPQVQKSLEELDKKVMLAKRGKSDEVELADMIKALVDPLVIFADDHMSPDERFKETFRQIKVLISPMTPSNYDIELASERLLTERGFKTPRNCVRMRRPANRVPQRRKPNPKRKGRTEGTGEVQSGSRRRNNRRGPKKGTPAQKGGGTSSEQPKSSAEAHDL, via the coding sequence ATGCTGATACGATACAAACAAGACGAACATGGGAAAACGCTGCCTGTTGCGAATATTTACACCCAGACTGAACATAAGATACCAAACCATTTGATCGATCGTGATGCCCTTTGGGCTATCCGAAAGCTGCAAAACTCCGGTGCTGAAGCGTATTTGGTAGGAGGAGCGGTCAGAGACCTGTTGCTGGGAAATATTCCCAAGGATTTTGACCTCGCCACCAGTGCTTCACCTCGTCAGATCCAGCGTTTATTCTGGAATGCAAGGATCATCGGCAAGCGTTTCAAATTGGTGCATCTGGTATTCAAGGACAAGGTGCTGGAAGTATCCACCTTCAGGAGCGGCGAGGAAGCAATGGAGGGAAACAACAATGTGTTTGGTTCCATCGACCAGGATGCCAAACGCCGTGATTTCTCAGTCAACAGCCTTTATTACGATCCAACCAATGGCCAGTTGCTCGATTTCAACAATGCCATGGAAGATTTCAAGAAAAAGCGTATAAGCTCTGTCATTCCCCTCGATGAGACATTCAATGAGGATCCTGTTCGTATGATCAGGGCCATCAAGTATGCCTCCACCACAGGGTTTACCCTTCGCTGGAGTATCCGTGTAGCAATCCGCAAACACTCGGGAGAGCTTTCACGGGTATCGACAAGCCGTTTGACAGAAGAGGTGAACAAGATCCTTGCAAGCGGTCATAGTGTCAAGATTTTCAATGAGTTGAATAAATACAAGCTGCTTGTCTTTATGCTTCCTGCTTTCTCCATCTATTGCAATTTTCCCCAGGTACAGAAAAGTCTGGAGGAACTGGATAAGAAGGTTATGCTTGCCAAGCGTGGCAAGAGCGATGAAGTTGAGCTTGCTGATATGATCAAGGCTCTGGTAGACCCCTTGGTTATCTTTGCTGATGATCATATGAGTCCTGATGAACGATTCAAGGAAACATTCCGCCAAATCAAGGTGTTGATCAGTCCGATGACTCCTTCCAACTATGATATAGAGTTGGCTAGTGAACGCCTGTTGACTGAGCGTGGATTCAAGACACCGAGAAACTGTGTGAGGATGAGAAGGCCTGCAAACCGTGTTCCTCAGCGCAGGAAGCCCAATCCAAAGAGAAAGGGAAGAACAGAAGGGACTGGGGAAGTACAGTCTGGTTCACGAAGAAGGAACAACCGAAGGGGGCCGAAAAAAGGAACCCCCGCCCAAAAGGGTGGAGGGACTTCCAGTGAGCAGCCGAAGAGCAGTGCAGAGGCACACGATCTCTAA